The proteins below are encoded in one region of Sphaerodactylus townsendi isolate TG3544 linkage group LG06, MPM_Stown_v2.3, whole genome shotgun sequence:
- the EDN2 gene encoding endothelin-2, with protein sequence MLNNPARFFPLLLTLCVLLEEGLGRPSAESPRAAANSKHLRTKRCSCNNWMDKECIYFCHLDIIWINTPGHSTPYGLGNLAERQKRALDRCECAHSRDSICTTFCHKRPWGPRNHPVPASTDMLEKLFRRSLTKHSKMNF encoded by the exons ATGCTAAACAATCCGGccaggtttttcccccttcttctcaCGCTTTGCGTCCTGCTGGAAGAAG GTCTGGGCCGTCCTTCGGCAGAGTCCCCCCGAGCTGCGGCCAACAGCAAGCACCTGAGGACAAAGCGCTGCTCTTGCAATAATTGGATGGACAAGGAATGCATATATTTCTGCCACCTGGACATTATCTGGATCAACACGCCGGG GCACTCCACTCCCTATGGCCTGGGAAACCTGGCGGAGCGTCAGAAGAGAGCTCTTGACCGGTGCGAGTGTGCGCACTCCCGGGATAGCATCTGCACTACTTTTTGCCACAAAAGGCCTTG GGGTCCCAGGAATCATCCGGTGCCTGCAAGCACAGATATGCTAGAAAAGCTTTTCCGGAGGAGTCTTACGAAACACAGCAAGATGAACTTCTGA